The following coding sequences are from one Candidatus Zymogenus saltonus window:
- a CDS encoding tetratricopeptide repeat protein, whose product MRKREILFDFAIVLLSTAVILSLMVSNVSAFETAGELKAKGDEAFFNGDFNDAIDYYTEAIEEDNGFADAYNARAWAYNVVGRYYDSIADCDRALRLDPSLVYAYINRSWAKNGLGKFKEAISDCDEAISLRPPLFLADAYVNRAWAKNGIGLFKEALLDCNRAIEIDPNIASAFTNRAWAMNGLGRFGEAISDCNRAIGIKPNYILSYSYFNRGWAYYELGRHEEAREDYRRACDLKNELGCKLYDKLK is encoded by the coding sequence ATGAGAAAAAGAGAGATACTTTTTGATTTTGCGATTGTTTTGCTTTCAACGGCGGTGATTCTTTCTCTTATGGTTTCCAATGTTTCGGCATTTGAGACCGCCGGTGAGCTGAAGGCAAAGGGGGATGAGGCCTTTTTCAACGGCGACTTTAATGATGCGATTGACTATTACACAGAGGCCATTGAAGAGGACAATGGTTTTGCAGATGCCTATAACGCAAGGGCCTGGGCCTACAATGTCGTAGGGAGATATTACGATTCGATAGCGGATTGTGACAGGGCCTTAAGACTTGACCCGAGTCTTGTCTACGCCTATATAAACCGTTCCTGGGCAAAAAACGGCCTGGGTAAATTCAAGGAGGCAATTTCCGACTGCGACGAGGCAATAAGTCTAAGACCTCCCCTTTTTCTTGCAGACGCCTACGTAAACAGGGCGTGGGCAAAAAACGGCATAGGCTTATTTAAAGAAGCCCTTTTAGACTGCAACAGGGCGATAGAGATAGACCCAAACATCGCCTCCGCATTTACCAACAGGGCATGGGCAATGAACGGACTCGGAAGGTTCGGCGAGGCGATATCGGATTGCAACAGGGCGATAGGGATTAAGCCGAATTACATCCTGTCATACTCCTATTTCAACAGGGGATGGGCTTATTACGAGCTTGGGAGGCACGAAGAGGCCAGAGAAGACTACAGGAGGGCGTGTGATCTTAAGAACGAGCTCGGCTGCAAATTATACGATAAGTTGAAATAG